Genomic window (Maniola jurtina chromosome 8, ilManJurt1.1, whole genome shotgun sequence):
CAAAGGAACTTATCTTCACCTAAAATGGATGAATACAATAAAGATGGTGACAGTAAATTAAATGATAGTATACATAGCAAAGTTCTTGGTGTGAGAAGTTTTGATACAATGCCTGTTCATCATATTTTGGAAAAATCAAACAATCATCAATCTACTAGACGTCACTGTACTTGTATGAAAACTAATCCAAGTACAACATGCAGTTTTCGATGCTCGGACCATACAAAGAAAATATGTACTCAGACCGAAAACTATATTGCTGCAATTTCTCAATGTACAAGAAACGTAATGCCTTTTACATACTATCCTTATTATATATATTCAACATTGTTTCTAGGAGCTCCAACAGATTCTTCAATTGCTTATTACCATCCTGATGTAATTAATGAATTGAAATTACCAAAGcacaaatattttgatttatatttggaAGACGATGACAATAAAGACGATGAAAATGAATATTTAGAAAACCAATATTCAGATGAAGAGAACCCAAAAAATGCAAAGTATCCGAAAAATAAACACGAGaaaggaaaaacgaaaataCCGAAGGTACATTTTGTAGATTTTAAAGAAGAAAAACCAATGTTAGAGGCAGACAAATTTAATGATGGCTATTTGCAAGTTATAGATAGAGATAAATTCGTAGAAGATGTCGTAGAAGATTTGAAAGTCTACTATAGTGATGCTGTAATAAAAGATTGCTACTGTTCATTATcatcttttaaatttaaaactcaaAATTTGATTATTTATATACCGATGTTAATATCACTTATTATGTATCagttttaaaatcaaatataattttgggtttttattgctatcaaagtaaaagtattttttatcaaagtataataatatccacgtataaattgtaataatactATAGCTTGAGGGGT
Coding sequences:
- the LOC123867859 gene encoding uncharacterized protein LOC123867859 gives rise to the protein MLFIFYIIVSSFLYYVSGINGFSGNDKNEAINENEINSSCNDSEIVTESGSVMSKHKSVLHIIQSPSEAPNLKSNIFENMLSNEMFSIKQQLYEKNETNVSPFFITFKNSIATPTLELKQRWPIGKSLSQSKDEHKKANLNKVYITNDQRNLSSPKMDEYNKDGDSKLNDSIHSKVLGVRSFDTMPVHHILEKSNNHQSTRRHCTCMKTNPSTTCSFRCSDHTKKICTQTENYIAAISQCTRNVMPFTYYPYYIYSTLFLGAPTDSSIAYYHPDVINELKLPKHKYFDLYLEDDDNKDDENEYLENQYSDEENPKNAKYPKNKHEKGKTKIPKVHFVDFKEEKPMLEADKFNDGYLQVIDRDKFVEDVVEDLKVYYSDAVIKDCYCSLSSFKFKTQNLIIYIPMLISLIMYQF